In the Chloroflexota bacterium genome, one interval contains:
- a CDS encoding FHA domain-containing protein, producing MNPQRQLRLTIAFTLGLLLALAPLAAFTQGQAVLRIVRSDSSEFPNMKVWVQANGTNNVPVPDLTAASFKLVESGSPVELVSVTPQSDADTQLSIGVALALDKSMSETVGGDTRLKMATRIVQKLIDQAASTDEIEIIGFSGDVKVGPDDVKERSFTSDKIALGAYLAGVANFNDSAVPTCAAVDKAVNTTANRTGQRAVLLIVAADDTTSTAGNLCTEVGGAASQRRIPVFVIGLNKALAAPELMKLTLDAERIRLVEKDDEWTPFLANLLTTLRRQYVIRYASKAPCDNGEYNLQVTFESKLGNASSFTAIKATPPETPAISLPLKQGQTVSRSLPITLTPQICAKNPVASTALMVDGNEVFRRDQAPFDLFVWDTTKYTGTHSLTARISDSTGKTGESKPVSVQVAGEPLSLALILFVIALVAMVLVFVFLMMRRRTFVPETVYDPGPIPASSGETSGRLVTPLVVPSTAPTPPADTRYTGGGSQAPSSPAKTVVLNRQEAPLAYLVVTKGSTSTQRFPLAAEATIGRDGQKNDVVLDDQSVSRDQAKVRLEGGQFYLYDLASTNPTVVNGRRVEGRHPLQNGDRITMGNVELVFKRV from the coding sequence ATGAACCCACAGCGTCAACTGCGTTTGACCATTGCGTTCACATTGGGCCTGCTGCTCGCGCTTGCGCCGCTGGCCGCCTTTACCCAGGGGCAGGCGGTCTTGCGCATCGTGCGCAGCGATTCGAGCGAGTTCCCGAATATGAAGGTCTGGGTACAGGCCAACGGGACCAACAATGTGCCCGTGCCGGATCTCACCGCCGCCAGCTTCAAACTCGTCGAGAGCGGATCGCCCGTCGAGTTAGTCTCGGTTACACCGCAGTCAGACGCCGATACGCAACTCTCGATCGGCGTGGCGCTGGCGCTAGACAAGAGCATGAGCGAGACCGTCGGCGGCGACACCCGCCTGAAGATGGCCACCCGCATCGTGCAGAAATTGATTGACCAGGCAGCGTCGACGGACGAAATTGAGATCATCGGTTTTTCGGGCGACGTCAAAGTCGGTCCGGATGACGTGAAAGAGCGCAGTTTCACCAGCGACAAAATCGCATTGGGTGCCTATCTGGCGGGCGTAGCGAATTTCAATGACAGCGCGGTGCCCACGTGCGCTGCAGTGGACAAGGCCGTCAATACCACGGCCAACCGCACGGGGCAGCGCGCCGTCCTGCTGATCGTCGCCGCCGACGATACCACGTCGACGGCCGGCAACCTGTGTACCGAGGTGGGCGGCGCGGCTTCCCAGCGGCGCATTCCCGTCTTCGTCATCGGCCTGAACAAAGCGCTGGCCGCACCCGAGCTGATGAAACTCACCCTCGACGCTGAGCGCATCCGCTTGGTGGAGAAGGACGATGAGTGGACGCCTTTCCTCGCGAACCTGCTGACGACATTACGGCGCCAGTATGTCATCCGCTACGCCTCAAAGGCGCCGTGCGACAACGGCGAATACAACCTGCAGGTAACCTTTGAGTCCAAGCTGGGCAATGCCAGCAGTTTCACCGCGATCAAAGCGACGCCGCCCGAGACACCGGCCATCAGTCTGCCCTTGAAACAAGGACAGACGGTGAGCCGGTCACTGCCGATCACGCTGACGCCGCAGATCTGCGCCAAGAATCCGGTCGCGTCCACGGCATTGATGGTAGACGGCAACGAAGTATTCCGGCGTGACCAGGCGCCGTTTGACCTGTTCGTCTGGGATACGACCAAGTACACCGGCACGCATTCGCTCACCGCGCGCATCAGCGACAGCACCGGCAAGACGGGTGAGAGCAAGCCGGTTTCCGTCCAAGTGGCCGGGGAGCCGCTCAGCCTGGCATTGATCTTGTTCGTCATCGCCCTGGTCGCCATGGTGCTGGTCTTCGTATTCCTCATGATGCGTCGCCGCACGTTTGTACCAGAGACCGTGTATGACCCCGGGCCAATTCCGGCGTCGTCCGGCGAGACGTCCGGGAGACTGGTCACGCCGCTGGTCGTTCCTTCGACTGCTCCAACCCCTCCGGCAGACACCCGCTACACGGGCGGCGGTTCGCAAGCGCCCAGCAGTCCGGCCAAGACCGTCGTGCTTAATCGGCAGGAAGCGCCACTGGCGTACCTGGTTGTCACCAAGGGCTCGACGAGCACGCAGAGATTTCCATTGGCTGCAGAAGCGACGATCGGCCGGGACGGTCAGAAGAATGACGTGGTGCTTGACGACCAATCGGTCAGTCGCGACCAGGCCAAAGTGCGACTCGAAGGCGGCCAGTTCTATCTATATGATCTGGCTTCGACCAACCCGACCGTGGTGAATGGGCGGCGCGTAGAAGGAAGACATCCGCTGCAAAACGGCGACCGCATCACCATGGGTAATGTGGAGTTGGTGTTCAAACGAGTGTAG
- a CDS encoding serine/threonine-protein phosphatase: MNYRLGHLTHPGRVRALNEDNYGILLAPPGAPEVDALFVVADGMGGHQAGEVASAFVVENLLRLFRSSREYRTIADYSLERDDYFAAVLKDVLEALSEQLQVKAAGSEGMRGMGSTGTIALFSGQRVFIGHVGDSRAYLFRSGALRALTHDDHSEGEARNVLTQAIGAGAALRVDRSIHAVQAGDYLFLCTDGLTTMVNDAEIQQAIVAQKEPQAICNSLVALANQRGGPDNVTALAARLEANGAGPQSPVVFSSAPQPAAPVAQHDTLPVGRNAVRSQPASAAPRRRPAPGRSLVLLVVLLSAVSGATTLAVVSYLNYTEKTTAAMAVIVAVINLCVGAIAGAMLMKRSTRA; encoded by the coding sequence TTGAACTACCGGCTCGGGCATCTGACGCATCCGGGGCGCGTGCGCGCGCTGAACGAGGACAACTACGGCATCCTGCTGGCCCCGCCCGGAGCGCCGGAAGTCGATGCGTTGTTCGTGGTGGCCGACGGCATGGGCGGGCATCAGGCTGGCGAGGTCGCCAGCGCATTCGTCGTGGAGAATCTGTTGCGCTTGTTCCGTTCTTCCCGAGAATACCGTACCATCGCCGACTATAGCCTTGAGCGAGATGACTATTTTGCCGCGGTTCTCAAGGATGTGCTGGAAGCGCTCAGCGAGCAACTGCAAGTGAAGGCCGCCGGTTCCGAGGGCATGCGTGGGATGGGCTCCACCGGCACAATCGCGCTCTTTTCCGGTCAGCGAGTGTTCATCGGGCATGTGGGCGATAGTCGCGCCTATCTGTTCCGAAGCGGCGCCCTGCGGGCGCTGACGCACGACGATCACTCCGAGGGCGAGGCCCGCAATGTCTTGACACAGGCCATCGGCGCGGGCGCGGCTCTTCGGGTGGATCGCAGCATCCATGCGGTACAGGCCGGTGATTACCTCTTCCTGTGCACCGATGGCCTGACCACGATGGTCAATGACGCCGAAATCCAGCAGGCGATCGTGGCGCAGAAAGAGCCCCAGGCGATTTGCAACAGCCTGGTCGCGCTCGCGAATCAGCGCGGCGGGCCTGACAACGTGACCGCCCTCGCGGCGCGCCTGGAGGCCAACGGCGCCGGCCCCCAGTCGCCGGTCGTCTTCAGCAGCGCGCCACAACCGGCCGCGCCGGTCGCCCAGCATGATACGCTTCCGGTCGGCCGCAACGCCGTGCGCAGTCAACCCGCCTCCGCCGCGCCACGCCGGCGGCCCGCGCCGGGGCGGTCGCTCGTCCTGCTCGTGGTGTTGCTCTCGGCAGTGAGCGGCGCGACGACCCTGGCCGTCGTGTCGTACCTTAATTACACAGAGAAGACCACGGCCGCCATGGCAGTCATCGTGGCTGTCATCAACCTGTGCGTCGGCGCCATCGCCGGTGCCATGCTCATGAAGCGCTCCACGCGCGCCTAG
- a CDS encoding FHA domain-containing protein, translating to MDLQQVLAVWRDWGVFAGFLVSLLAAFAVFYDSSNRGLDATLWKVIVVVTTILVIPSLLFKVTPDMMAGLKNAYEPLSYLGILASVVALIGLIAYLFYARQQSPMDSTAWASRATQQGGYSQQAYNYPTTPAGATPQSGLGATAQPAAEPTTQQTRQSSEPPTDEIRAVNRSGDSSHTVILETNKPPRPLAYLVMRGGPRHGKTYDLRDVTAIGREAKDNEVILEDSHVSGRHAKIRLENGEFYLWDLASANGTFVKDRASGEWKKVEGKWPAPLTDGDNIKFAEQTMSFMHIRDAA from the coding sequence ATGGACCTACAGCAAGTACTCGCCGTTTGGAGAGATTGGGGCGTGTTTGCCGGATTCCTGGTCAGTCTGTTGGCTGCGTTTGCCGTGTTTTATGATTCCTCGAACCGCGGTCTCGATGCAACGCTGTGGAAGGTGATCGTCGTCGTGACCACGATTCTGGTTATACCGTCGCTGCTGTTCAAAGTCACGCCGGACATGATGGCCGGCCTGAAGAACGCCTACGAGCCGTTGTCCTACCTTGGCATCCTCGCCAGTGTCGTGGCGCTTATCGGGTTGATTGCCTACCTGTTCTACGCGCGCCAGCAGTCCCCAATGGACTCGACGGCCTGGGCAAGTAGAGCGACACAGCAAGGCGGCTATTCACAGCAAGCCTACAACTACCCCACCACACCCGCTGGCGCTACCCCGCAGTCGGGTTTGGGCGCCACTGCGCAGCCGGCGGCCGAGCCGACCACACAGCAGACGCGGCAATCGTCCGAGCCGCCCACCGATGAAATACGGGCCGTCAACCGATCGGGTGACTCGAGTCATACTGTGATACTGGAGACTAATAAGCCGCCGCGCCCGCTGGCGTATCTGGTCATGCGAGGCGGGCCGCGCCACGGCAAGACGTATGACCTGCGAGATGTGACGGCGATCGGTCGCGAAGCGAAGGACAATGAGGTTATTCTCGAGGACAGCCACGTGTCGGGACGACATGCCAAGATCAGGCTTGAGAACGGTGAGTTCTATTTGTGGGACCTCGCGAGCGCCAACGGCACATTCGTCAAAGATCGCGCCAGTGGTGAATGGAAGAAGGTCGAAGGCAAGTGGCCGGCGCCGCTGACTGACGGCGATAATATCAAGTTCGCGGAACAAACGATGTCGTTCATGCACATCCGAGATGCCGCTTGA
- a CDS encoding FHA domain-containing protein: MDTNALFIVMMGAIVIAFFVMALTSRPPRGAGSPPRSVPGAFLTDGSGRQIPLTRKAMAVGRGPGNLINIEHDFVSRKHAIIVFERGQYLLTDRDSRNGTYVNGQRIFRSPLKSGDQVEIGPARFVFQRAGDHGNTAEPNQGTGPQSPQRPPAGDPPAHPQGQIGEYQIVEQIGSGAMSVVFKGISRRNGQVAAVKVLKQTDDYIRNKFASEAKIGQKLNHPHIARVYRFGTYRDTYQDTFYIAMEYVDGGSLRSRLIPYRPLPFDQAVIIIGQVCEGLDYAYRTAQVVHRDIKPENLMIDARVGVKIIDFGIARITSHVTQTSDGKIIGTPYYLSPEQARGGQEDLDARTDVYSAGIVLYEMLAGRPPFTGEPLAVVSQHLMTPPPPPSTFNPSIPPHLEQVVMRAISKDPNQRYTNAMQMAQDLGYYPSMALSLPPVTADNQPGNARRAAHTHHLLVVDGPQTGLRIALGDGAVVLHRRDIDAMDSQISRDHARLTFQAGRFVIEDLRSRNGTFVNGDRIYEPAILRSGDQIQIGSTTLRFESGMFASGPNFS; the protein is encoded by the coding sequence ATGGATACCAACGCTCTTTTCATAGTGATGATGGGCGCGATCGTCATTGCCTTCTTCGTGATGGCCTTGACCTCCAGACCGCCACGTGGTGCCGGGAGCCCTCCGCGCTCCGTGCCCGGCGCGTTCTTGACGGATGGCAGCGGCAGGCAAATCCCGTTGACTCGAAAGGCGATGGCGGTGGGGCGCGGCCCGGGCAATCTGATCAACATCGAGCACGACTTCGTCTCGCGCAAACACGCCATCATCGTGTTCGAGCGTGGGCAGTATCTGCTGACTGATCGCGACAGCCGTAACGGCACCTATGTCAACGGTCAACGCATCTTTAGATCACCGTTGAAGTCCGGCGATCAAGTCGAGATCGGGCCTGCGCGCTTTGTGTTCCAGCGTGCGGGTGACCACGGAAATACGGCGGAGCCGAATCAAGGTACCGGACCGCAGTCGCCTCAGCGGCCTCCCGCAGGCGATCCCCCGGCGCATCCCCAGGGACAGATCGGCGAATACCAGATTGTCGAGCAGATCGGCTCGGGAGCGATGTCGGTCGTTTTCAAGGGCATCTCGAGACGGAACGGCCAGGTGGCGGCCGTCAAAGTATTGAAACAAACAGACGACTACATTCGAAACAAGTTCGCTAGTGAGGCCAAGATCGGTCAAAAGCTGAATCACCCCCATATCGCGCGTGTATACAGATTCGGCACGTATAGGGACACCTATCAGGACACATTTTATATTGCCATGGAGTACGTTGATGGCGGGTCTCTGCGTTCTCGCTTGATTCCGTACAGGCCGCTCCCGTTTGATCAGGCAGTTATCATAATAGGACAAGTCTGTGAAGGCTTGGATTATGCATACCGTACGGCCCAAGTGGTGCATCGAGATATCAAGCCTGAAAACCTAATGATTGATGCCCGCGTTGGTGTCAAGATTATCGATTTCGGCATTGCGCGTATCACGTCACATGTCACGCAGACCTCCGACGGCAAAATAATCGGCACCCCATACTATTTGTCCCCCGAACAAGCGCGGGGCGGGCAGGAAGATCTCGACGCCCGTACCGACGTCTATTCGGCGGGCATCGTCTTGTATGAGATGCTTGCCGGGCGGCCGCCGTTCACAGGGGAGCCGCTCGCCGTGGTTAGCCAGCATCTGATGACGCCTCCCCCGCCGCCGAGCACATTCAACCCGTCGATCCCGCCGCATCTGGAGCAGGTCGTAATGCGCGCCATCAGCAAGGACCCTAACCAACGATATACGAACGCCATGCAAATGGCGCAAGACCTTGGCTATTACCCCAGCATGGCCCTGAGCTTGCCGCCGGTGACAGCGGACAATCAGCCTGGCAATGCTCGGCGTGCAGCCCACACGCATCATCTACTGGTTGTCGACGGGCCGCAAACCGGACTGCGCATCGCGCTGGGTGACGGCGCGGTGGTGCTGCACCGGCGTGATATTGATGCCATGGACAGCCAGATTTCCCGTGATCATGCGCGGCTGACCTTCCAGGCCGGGCGCTTTGTTATTGAAGATCTGCGCTCGCGTAATGGAACGTTCGTGAACGGCGACCGCATCTACGAACCAGCGATCCTGCGATCGGGAGACCAAATCCAGATCGGAAGCACGACCCTGCGCTTCGAAAGCGGCATGTTCGCATCCGGTCCCAATTTCTCATAA
- a CDS encoding FHA domain-containing protein: MSAYDDNPTIRTGAAGGSTRRAAPDDWRSERATDTILLDNDTPDIWAFVVVVKGAARGRPFRLKVDARGSFIGTGSDADVIFDDPAISSRHLCIRLEGAVKKGQEQESRFYAIDLASTNGTKLNGERITKQDLKDGDRIEIGQTVLVFKRV; encoded by the coding sequence GTGAGTGCATACGACGATAACCCGACGATCCGCACGGGCGCCGCCGGGGGCTCCACGCGCCGGGCCGCGCCGGACGATTGGCGCAGCGAGCGCGCCACCGATACGATTTTGCTCGACAACGACACCCCCGATATTTGGGCGTTCGTCGTCGTGGTCAAAGGCGCCGCCCGGGGCCGCCCGTTCCGCTTGAAGGTCGACGCGCGCGGTTCCTTCATTGGCACGGGGAGCGATGCCGACGTCATCTTCGACGATCCGGCCATCTCCAGCCGGCACCTGTGCATTCGGCTCGAAGGCGCCGTGAAGAAGGGCCAGGAGCAGGAGTCACGTTTCTACGCCATCGACTTGGCCAGCACGAACGGCACCAAGCTGAACGGCGAACGTATTACCAAGCAGGACCTTAAGGATGGCGACCGGATCGAGATCGGCCAAACGGTGCTGGTGTTCAAACGAGTATAA
- a CDS encoding FHA domain-containing protein: MNGLQMIQLMAWWYDWGALLAALLSIGAAAWVYLDSQQSAGGPDPTTWRMLTIGGAVLVLPSLFLKFGNPLELVAGVLTGMGNVPLFFYLGFAGLVAALIGAIGYYTRRDQVGPGVEDETVTYRPSLPSTDMRTDPVTPITPAPLSKRLDPTRVIDDSVPVMGTLLVARGNQKGRHYKLGAGKNTVGRDGAGCNIVLDDDSVSKQHAQINYENGQFRLYDLASRNHTYVNGELLTRNGQMLLDDDEIKVGDTVFVFKTPRRRS, encoded by the coding sequence ATGAACGGATTGCAAATGATACAACTGATGGCGTGGTGGTACGACTGGGGCGCGTTGCTGGCCGCCTTATTGTCGATCGGCGCCGCTGCGTGGGTGTATCTCGACTCGCAGCAGAGCGCGGGCGGCCCGGATCCGACGACTTGGCGAATGCTGACGATCGGCGGCGCCGTCCTCGTTCTGCCATCACTGTTCCTGAAATTCGGGAATCCGCTCGAACTGGTTGCCGGCGTGTTGACCGGCATGGGCAACGTGCCGCTCTTCTTCTACCTCGGCTTTGCGGGACTTGTCGCAGCCCTGATCGGCGCTATCGGCTATTACACACGGCGCGATCAAGTCGGTCCCGGCGTCGAAGATGAAACGGTGACATACCGTCCCTCGCTTCCGTCCACGGATATGCGTACCGACCCAGTGACGCCGATTACCCCGGCGCCGCTTTCCAAGCGTCTCGATCCCACTCGGGTCATTGACGATAGTGTGCCTGTCATGGGCACGTTGCTCGTAGCGCGCGGCAACCAGAAGGGGCGCCACTACAAGCTCGGCGCGGGGAAAAACACGGTGGGGCGCGACGGGGCTGGATGCAACATCGTGCTCGATGACGATAGCGTTTCCAAGCAACACGCACAGATCAATTACGAAAACGGCCAGTTTCGTCTCTATGACCTGGCAAGCCGCAATCACACCTATGTGAACGGTGAACTGCTGACGCGCAACGGCCAGATGTTGTTGGACGACGACGAGATCAAGGTTGGCGACACGGTGTTCGTCTTCAAGACGCCGCGGAGGCGTTCGTGA
- a CDS encoding helix-turn-helix domain-containing protein, with translation MDQLMTVQEVADYLKVSRTTVWRWCSDGRLPACKVGRGWRVRRKDLERFVSLSALEVREVADLALEIDQA, from the coding sequence ATGGATCAGTTGATGACCGTTCAGGAAGTGGCTGACTACCTCAAGGTGAGCAGAACGACGGTCTGGCGCTGGTGCTCGGACGGTCGCTTGCCGGCCTGCAAGGTGGGACGCGGGTGGCGGGTGCGGCGCAAGGACTTGGAGCGATTTGTTAGTCTGAGCGCACTTGAAGTTCGCGAGGTCGCTGATCTTGCGTTGGAAATCGACCAAGCGTAA
- a CDS encoding sigma-70 family RNA polymerase sigma factor has translation MPLDPNNARAVVREVLVVFCQNEAPDWAADLDAHADWLAGRLAPNLVNQRPQKLAGLPRTSVLDASRLRDYVHVMVRCYHAHLGQIQQLARRDSNAWQALYDDLKAVAYLRYLTVGMSSERAQQEAEDVASAACGRIYESQYPCDTPFTAWARRIVINVIHGRGRSTDIYDRSPGKLVSLDAAPRDGIDMPLHEEIVDPGAETPFEDLEQTDALLRSISTLASPAERTVMMSTLDGMDDKDIAALLGKTVGNVQTIRSRAQTRLRELRNG, from the coding sequence ATGCCGTTGGATCCCAACAACGCCCGCGCAGTCGTACGCGAGGTGCTGGTAGTGTTTTGCCAGAACGAGGCGCCCGACTGGGCGGCCGATCTCGACGCGCACGCTGATTGGCTTGCCGGACGGCTGGCACCCAACCTTGTCAACCAGCGACCACAGAAGCTGGCGGGACTACCCCGAACGAGCGTGCTGGATGCATCGCGCCTGCGCGACTATGTACACGTGATGGTGCGCTGTTACCACGCGCACCTGGGACAGATCCAGCAACTGGCACGGCGCGACAGCAACGCCTGGCAGGCGCTCTACGACGACCTGAAGGCAGTCGCCTATCTCCGCTACCTGACGGTCGGCATGAGCTCCGAGCGTGCACAACAGGAAGCCGAGGACGTCGCTAGCGCCGCCTGCGGGCGCATTTACGAGAGCCAGTATCCGTGCGATACGCCATTCACGGCCTGGGCGCGGCGGATCGTGATCAACGTCATCCACGGCCGTGGCCGCTCGACCGACATCTACGACCGCTCGCCAGGCAAACTGGTTTCGCTCGATGCCGCGCCGCGTGACGGGATCGACATGCCGCTGCACGAGGAGATTGTCGACCCGGGCGCGGAGACGCCGTTCGAGGATCTGGAGCAGACCGATGCGCTGCTGCGGTCGATTAGCACGCTGGCCAGCCCGGCGGAGCGCACGGTGATGATGAGCACACTGGACGGCATGGACGACAAGGATATCGCGGCGCTGCTCGGCAAGACGGTGGGCAACGTGCAGACGATCCGCAGCCGGGCACAAACGCGCCTGCGCGAGCTACGAAATGGTTGA
- a CDS encoding protein kinase, with translation MELIGQEIGTYQIVERVGEGGMAAVYRAHQPSLNRDVAIKVLSGKHADEDVFRQRFEREAKAVAQLTHPHIVPIHDFGEDRVHGVQYIVTDYIKGGSLHDALKRGLPMANALAIIAQVADALDYAHAHGVVHRDIKPGNILLTEDGRALLTDFGIAKIAEATQYTETGAVIGTPAYMSPEQITGAAVDGRSDVYSLGIVCYELLAGQPPFRADTPLAVLHQQVYDPPPPLRQLNPRVPGELERVVARALAKDRAQRYRTAGEFAAALRKVKLGAPGLAAPARVDRAAADGVFTPSRLGALARKGTVRATRFSLGLLMTVSKWMLQLMAALAIVSVILGTIVIVALSYVVADVAEKAIANYPLNWKAVAVDVDRSIVVDDQWLQSLIGAELKTYAFETLQDPVVHIRSANAVVVSAKLLNTLVALDARLYLESGAPQLRLERVNGVTPYVVGGILSDGVNRGLRQFYARAPVALVQLETSDGQATMRFARVPGAEPTPAPTRSPAEQVADLLTRVDAAWDRDWPEAIRLLEQANTIDQSNTLIVEKLYAAHYNFGQNLVVQGRPGDAIQQYQAALAVKPGGVEAAQALAGLSPTPVATSR, from the coding sequence ATGGAACTGATTGGGCAGGAAATCGGCACGTACCAGATCGTGGAGCGCGTCGGCGAGGGCGGGATGGCCGCAGTCTACCGCGCGCACCAGCCGTCGCTCAATCGGGATGTCGCCATCAAAGTGTTGAGCGGCAAACACGCCGATGAAGACGTGTTCCGCCAGCGCTTCGAACGCGAGGCGAAGGCCGTCGCACAACTGACGCATCCTCATATCGTGCCGATCCATGACTTCGGCGAAGATCGCGTGCACGGCGTTCAGTATATCGTCACGGACTACATCAAAGGCGGCAGCCTGCACGACGCGCTGAAGCGCGGACTGCCGATGGCCAACGCGCTGGCCATTATCGCCCAGGTGGCCGACGCGTTGGACTATGCTCATGCCCACGGTGTAGTCCATCGTGATATCAAGCCGGGCAACATCCTGCTGACCGAGGATGGGCGTGCGTTGCTGACTGACTTCGGCATTGCCAAGATCGCGGAGGCCACACAGTATACCGAGACCGGCGCGGTGATCGGCACGCCGGCCTACATGTCGCCAGAGCAGATCACGGGCGCTGCAGTGGATGGGCGGAGCGACGTATACTCGCTGGGCATTGTATGCTACGAGTTGCTGGCCGGCCAACCGCCGTTTCGGGCGGACACGCCGCTGGCGGTCTTGCACCAGCAGGTCTATGACCCGCCGCCGCCGCTCCGGCAGTTGAACCCGCGCGTGCCGGGCGAGCTCGAACGCGTCGTCGCGCGCGCGCTGGCGAAGGACCGCGCGCAGCGCTATCGCACGGCCGGCGAGTTCGCGGCCGCATTGCGCAAAGTCAAACTCGGCGCGCCGGGGCTTGCGGCGCCTGCGCGGGTCGATCGCGCAGCAGCCGACGGGGTATTTACGCCTTCACGACTTGGCGCCCTGGCGCGGAAGGGCACCGTGCGCGCCACGCGCTTCAGCCTGGGCTTGTTGATGACCGTTTCGAAATGGATGCTGCAATTGATGGCCGCTCTAGCTATCGTCTCCGTGATCCTTGGCACTATCGTGATCGTTGCGCTGTCGTACGTCGTCGCCGATGTCGCCGAGAAGGCGATCGCCAATTATCCACTGAATTGGAAGGCTGTGGCCGTTGACGTCGACCGGTCGATCGTCGTTGACGATCAGTGGTTGCAATCACTCATCGGCGCCGAACTGAAGACCTACGCTTTCGAGACGTTGCAAGACCCTGTCGTGCACATCCGATCGGCCAACGCCGTGGTCGTATCGGCGAAACTACTCAACACACTGGTTGCCCTTGACGCTCGCCTGTACCTTGAAAGCGGCGCGCCACAATTGCGGCTTGAGCGCGTGAATGGCGTCACGCCCTATGTGGTGGGCGGCATCCTGTCTGACGGCGTCAACCGAGGCTTGCGTCAATTCTACGCGCGTGCGCCGGTCGCGCTGGTGCAGTTGGAAACGAGCGACGGCCAGGCGACGATGCGCTTTGCGCGCGTTCCCGGCGCCGAGCCGACGCCGGCGCCGACGCGCTCGCCCGCCGAACAGGTTGCGGACTTGTTGACGCGCGTGGATGCTGCCTGGGATCGCGACTGGCCGGAGGCGATCCGCTTGCTGGAGCAGGCCAACACGATTGACCAGTCCAATACGCTGATCGTTGAGAAGCTATATGCGGCCCACTACAATTTCGGCCAGAACTTAGTGGTGCAGGGACGACCGGGAGACGCCATCCAGCAGTACCAGGCGGCGCTGGCCGTCAAGCCAGGCGGCGTCGAAGCGGCTCAAGCGTTGGCCGGGTTGAGCCCAACCCCCGTGGCGACATCCCGATAG